The genomic DNA AGGGGCGGACCTTCAACGATGAAGAAGACCGGGAACCCGGCGCCCATCCCGTGGCCCTGATCAGCCAGGGACTGCGGGCCCGGGCCTTCGGAGCCGAGCAGTCCGTGGCGGGACAATCGCTGACCCTCAACTCGATTCCCCTGACGGTGGTGGGCGTGATGCCGCCAGGATTCCGCGGACTCTCGGGCACAGCCGACGTATGGGTGCCCATGATGATGGCGCCCCGACTGATGTTCGCCCGGCGCCTGAGTGTCTCTTTCGCCTTCTGGCACAACGTCATCGCCCGGGTGCCCCACGGGTGGACGACCGAGCGCCTGCAAGCGGCCCTCGACTCGGCGGCCGCCGGCACCAACGAGGAGTTCCGCTTCCAGGAAGTCTTCGAGGGCAAGCCCTTCCGCGTACGCGCCACCCCGCTGTCCGAGGCCCAGGTCGATCCGGCGGTGAGGACGCCGCTGCTGATCCTCAGCGGAGCCGTCGGCTTCGTGCTGCTCATCGCCTGCGCCAACCTGGCTCACCTGCTGATGGCCCGGTCCTCGCGACGGCAGCGGGAAATGGGCGTGAGGAAAGCGCTGGGCGCCGGACGCTTGCGCCTGCTCCGCCAGTTGCTCACCGAAAGCCTGGTCCTGTCGCTGGCGGGGGCCGTCCTGGCCCTGCTGGTAGCCGGCGGAGGCATTTCGCTGCTGACCGCCCTGCGTCCCCCTGCCCTGGAAGGAACCACGGCACTGGATGCCCAGTCGGTAGGACTCGATCCCGCCGTGCTGGCCTTCAACTTCTTGCTGGCACTGGGCGCAACCCTGCTCTTCGGACTCCTGCCGGCCCTGCGCTTTTCGGGCGCCGACCTGGTGTCGGAACTGAAGAGCACGGGAGGGTCCTGGTCCCCTTCCGGACGCCGCAATCCCTTGGGATCGCTGCTGGTGGTGGGCGAACTGGCTTTGGCCTTGATCCTGCTGACGGGAGCCGGGCTGCTGGTGCGCAGCCTGGGACAGCTCCATCAGCAGCCCTTGGGTTTCGACCCCGAGGACCGGCTGGCCGTGCACATCAGCCTGCCCTCCCAGGCCTATTCGCCGCAACAGGCCGTCGATTTCTTCCAGCGCCTGCTGGACCGTGCCTCGGCCCTTCCCGGCGTACTTTCGGCGG from Acidobacteriota bacterium includes the following:
- a CDS encoding ABC transporter permease, whose product is SYPLFDDFRARARQTLPGVAAYTRSTRAYSLAGGETPQKVEAEFVSASYFSVLGVSASEGRTFNDEEDREPGAHPVALISQGLRARAFGAEQSVAGQSLTLNSIPLTVVGVMPPGFRGLSGTADVWVPMMMAPRLMFARRLSVSFAFWHNVIARVPHGWTTERLQAALDSAAAGTNEEFRFQEVFEGKPFRVRATPLSEAQVDPAVRTPLLILSGAVGFVLLIACANLAHLLMARSSRRQREMGVRKALGAGRLRLLRQLLTESLVLSLAGAVLALLVAGGGISLLTALRPPALEGTTALDAQSVGLDPAVLAFNFLLALGATLLFGLLPALRFSGADLVSELKSTGGSWSPSGRRNPLGSLLVVGELALALILLTGAGLLVRSLGQLHQQPLGFDPEDRLAVHISLPSQAYSPQQAVDFFQRLLDRASALPGVLSAGLGNCLPVKGGCDTTSLRIEGASQEEGQERRSVWVQMVDENYLETLGIRLQAGRGLQRQDRDGAPFAALVNESAARAFWTGQDPLGKRIRPAIGLPDGEFAQVVGVVSDIKDSGLDAPPRPGVYLSFRQISYRSNYLVVHSAGDAARLSAAVRDVVRSLDPNLPVWDSRTLNQHIAEDAAATRFSTVLLGIFAFLALGLAAVGIYGVLACGVSARTREFAIRLAVGARRRQVLGLVLAEGLLLTALGLALGLAGALALTRLMSSLLFQVSPSDPLTLGVVTAVLLAAALLACLRPAWRATRLDPIQTLRYE